Proteins from one Pseudomonas grandcourensis genomic window:
- the xdhA gene encoding xanthine dehydrogenase small subunit, protein MIQFLLNQELRSEHALDPNLTVLNYLRDHVGKPGTKEGCASGDCGACTVVVGELQTDDGGREHIRYRSLNSCLTFVSSLHGKQLISVEDLKHKGELHSVQKAMVECHGSQCGFCTPGFVMSLFALQKNSDAPDHAKAHEALAGNLCRCTGYRPILEAAEQSCCGKQSDQFDAREADTIARLKAIAPTDIGELNSGDKRCLVPLTVADLADLYDAYPQARLLAGGTDLALEVTQFHRTLPVMIYVGNVAEMKRIDRFDDRLEIGAATSLSDCYEALNAEYPDFGELLHRFASLQIRNQGTLGGNIGNASPIGDSPPLLIALGAQIVLCKGETRRTLALEDYFIDYRVTARQESEFIEKIIVPRASVEKLFRAYKVSKRLDDDISAVCAAFNIRLENGVVAEARVAFGGMAAIPKRAAACEAALLGSPFNNATVERACAALAEDFTPLSDFRASKEYRLLSAQNLLRKYFIELQTPHIETRVTAYV, encoded by the coding sequence GTGATCCAGTTTTTACTAAACCAGGAACTCCGTAGCGAGCACGCCCTGGACCCGAACCTGACCGTGCTCAATTATCTGCGCGACCATGTGGGCAAACCCGGCACCAAAGAAGGCTGCGCCAGCGGTGACTGCGGCGCCTGTACCGTGGTGGTCGGCGAATTGCAGACCGATGATGGCGGCCGCGAACACATTCGCTATCGCAGCCTCAACTCGTGCCTGACCTTCGTGTCGTCCCTGCACGGCAAACAACTGATTAGCGTCGAAGACCTCAAGCACAAGGGTGAACTGCACAGCGTGCAGAAAGCCATGGTCGAGTGCCACGGCTCGCAATGCGGCTTCTGCACCCCCGGTTTCGTGATGTCGCTGTTTGCCCTGCAAAAGAACAGCGATGCACCGGATCATGCCAAAGCCCACGAAGCACTGGCCGGCAACCTCTGCCGTTGCACCGGCTACCGGCCGATCCTGGAAGCCGCCGAGCAGTCCTGCTGCGGCAAGCAGTCGGACCAGTTCGACGCCCGCGAGGCCGACACCATCGCGCGCCTCAAAGCCATTGCCCCGACCGATATCGGCGAACTCAACAGCGGCGACAAACGCTGCCTGGTGCCGCTGACCGTGGCCGACCTGGCGGACCTCTACGACGCTTATCCACAGGCCCGTCTGCTGGCTGGCGGTACTGACCTGGCGCTGGAAGTCACGCAGTTCCACCGCACCCTGCCGGTGATGATCTACGTCGGCAACGTCGCCGAGATGAAGCGCATCGACCGTTTTGACGATCGCCTGGAAATCGGCGCCGCCACGTCCCTGTCCGATTGCTACGAGGCCTTGAACGCCGAGTACCCGGACTTCGGTGAATTGCTGCACCGCTTCGCCTCCTTGCAGATCCGCAACCAGGGCACCCTGGGCGGCAACATCGGCAACGCCTCGCCGATTGGTGACTCGCCGCCCCTGCTGATCGCCCTCGGCGCGCAAATCGTGCTGTGCAAAGGCGAAACCCGCCGCACCCTGGCACTGGAAGATTACTTCATCGATTACCGCGTCACAGCGCGTCAGGAAAGCGAGTTCATCGAGAAGATCATCGTGCCCCGCGCCAGCGTCGAAAAACTGTTCCGCGCCTACAAGGTTTCCAAGCGCCTGGACGACGACATCTCGGCAGTTTGCGCCGCCTTCAACATTCGCCTGGAAAACGGCGTCGTCGCTGAAGCCCGCGTGGCCTTCGGCGGCATGGCGGCCATCCCGAAACGCGCTGCTGCGTGCGAGGCCGCCTTGCTCGGCTCGCCATTCAATAACGCCACCGTTGAGCGCGCCTGCGCTGCCCTGGCCGAAGACTTCACGCCGCTCTCGGACTTCCGCGCCAGCAAGGAATATCGCCTGCTCAGCGCACAAAACCTGCTGCGCAAATACTTCATCGAACTGCAAACACCGCACATCGAGACTCGGGTGACCGCTTATGTCTAA
- a CDS encoding GntR family transcriptional regulator — protein MTFKAPDSLAEQIAHHLAERIIRGEMKPGERIQEQKVTLALNVSRGSVREALLILERRHLIAILPRRGAHVTELTPHKVQSLCTLMSELYILLGNSVANGWKTQADMAPFVQIQQRLTASYERQDIRTFVDDSFNVMRAAYPFANNPYLQETVENLQPAMSRAYFLALDLRKASMSEFLELFERLLAAVLARDFAQIRVVLTAYAQRSCDLVISALTDA, from the coding sequence ATGACGTTCAAGGCGCCGGACAGCCTCGCCGAGCAAATCGCTCACCACCTCGCCGAACGCATCATTCGCGGCGAAATGAAGCCCGGGGAGCGCATCCAGGAACAGAAGGTCACGCTGGCCCTCAATGTCAGCCGTGGTTCGGTCCGCGAGGCCTTGCTGATCCTCGAGCGTCGGCACCTGATCGCGATCCTGCCGCGACGTGGCGCCCACGTCACCGAACTCACGCCGCACAAGGTGCAGAGCCTGTGCACGCTGATGAGCGAGCTTTATATTCTGCTCGGTAACTCGGTGGCCAACGGCTGGAAAACCCAGGCCGACATGGCGCCGTTCGTGCAGATCCAGCAACGCCTGACGGCCAGCTACGAGCGTCAGGACATCCGCACCTTCGTCGACGACAGCTTCAATGTGATGCGCGCCGCGTACCCGTTCGCCAACAACCCGTACTTGCAGGAGACCGTCGAGAATCTGCAGCCGGCCATGAGCCGTGCGTATTTCCTTGCGCTGGACCTGCGCAAAGCGTCGATGAGCGAATTCCTCGAGCTGTTCGAACGCTTGCTCGCTGCCGTGCTGGCCCGTGATTTTGCGCAGATTCGCGTGGTGCTGACGGCTTACGCCCAGCGCAGTTGCGATCTGGTGATCTCCGCCCTGACGGACGCCTGA